The nucleotide sequence attttggtgaagaaaatttaaaaaacgtttatgtaataatttaaaacttttgagtattatatatatatatatatattaaaaatatatcatgtaaaatatatttttgaactcACCTCGGAGCACCGAAAACCTTCGCACAGCACTGGCCCTGATCATCTCAAAAACCAACATTCCGTAACTATACGTATCGACTTGTGAAACACATTTACatacattcttgaaaaaaaactCTAGAGCAATGTATCTTACAGTTCGTCCAACTTGGACGTCATTAGATTGGACTTGTaaagtagaaaaaaaatcacaacgtaagggattttctaaaatatttatgatgttttcagtttttatgtaataaaatgtatttatcttttaaaaaaaatagtatatttcAATAGTTTTGATGTTCAATTATTAGTAAATTTTCAAGCGCATaaacaataattaattataataatttttgaattgctaacacatatattaataaatatttgtaagaagATTATACTCATCATACACACAAATAAAACACTTAGTATAGACTAAAATGATGAACTTGTAATTTTGTGGCCTCCAGATCAGTGATTTGAGATTTATTAGATATAatttgcaaaatttaaatttaactaaagattaattatttttctggGTCAAGACTAAAGATTAATTTGtacagaaaaaaattaatgaccGTTTGATCAATGTGCGTTTGGGTCCCACACTACCAAAATAAGACCGTTACACGTAAGTAAGTAAAATCGTCAAACACAAACAAGAAGTTACTACTGAATCAATCGGACCGTTGCGAAAGTCAAAAGAGTAATAATAAAACCCTTTTTCTTTATACATTAAATGAAGTATTTGCTAACAACAAACTCTTGAGTAAACAAAacaatctctctttttttgtcgcagaagaagaggaagagaacgATTCATTAATGGCAGATTTGATCTCAACCCCAAGCATGGAACCGCTGCTCTTCTCTGTTGATCCAATGTCTCTCATTCTCTCTCAAAATTCCGACACACATCAGCTTAAACTCTTGTTAGACAGTTTCTGCGGATTCGAGAGGGGACCAAGATACGAGGAATACTCACGGTTGCGTGAATCGAAGCTTCGCATGAAACGAGATTTCCAGAGATTTctcgacgaagaagaagaggcagAAGCAGAGCCGAAGAAGAAACAAGTGAGGTTCGAGGGTGATTCCGTAATttcaagagaagaagaagttgtagtTACACCAGAGAAGATAAAGAAGCAGACTCGGTTTGGGTTTTCTCCCATGTCCAAAACGAGAAAAGCTGCTCCGACTTCTTCTTTGGCTCAGTCGGTTCCTGATTTCTCCGCCGTGATACGTAAAGAAAACCGCCGTCCGGTTAATTACAACACGACTCCTCCGCCGCCGTCTTCGAAGAGCAGAAACGGCGGCGTTTTGACGGGATCGGCTTCTTCATCATGCATTGCCGCGAGAGGGAGCAAATCGGCGAATGCAGGGGAGAAGAAGAGTAAAGGGTTGATGGGAATGGCGCGGAAGAGCTACGCGAACGTTGAGGATCTTAAGAAGATTTCAATGGCTGCCGCTTCGGCTATTAACGGCGTCGGAGTCGGAGGGAGAAAAGCCGTTGGCGGTGGCCGGAGCATTTTGGGTTACAGACAAGTCTACTGATTTCGCTTTCCAGTGCTTTGATTTTTCTCCCACGAGTCTTTGTTCATTTGTGTGCATTTTGATTGATGAGATGGCattcttgattttgttttctttctttttactctttttttggTTGCGTTTGTGATTGATttgtttgtaaaaaataaacatacatTCTTGATTTAAAACTgaccaaataaccaaaaaaaatagaaattagaTTTAGAAAGAGAGATAAGAAGAGAAAGCAGGAAAGAGTGAGTGGTTTTGGAGAATTAgtaaatttgtgttttttggGTTATTAGTAGGCAtgggacttttatccgagatccgatccgaaaatctggatatccggaaAGGctgaatccggatccggattgtAAAATGTTGGATCTGTCAAAGTCGAATCCAGATctggatatcttgattttttagttcggatattcggatccgtaaatttttattaataactatttcaaaaatagtaatatcgatatataaaactaattttatttaatatattttgatttttgtaatagtatatataaattttatgtatattttgtaatattatacatagaaataattaaaaatattatatagatttttatttttaaattattattaatattttatatatattaatattatttttctattattttaaggatccaaatatGGATCCGGATATCAGTcggtttttataatttttagaaagataTCCGACACTCGGATATCCGCGAACCCCAGATCCGGAtaaagatagtaaaattatggatccagCGGATAAAGATCTGGATCCAGATATCTTAAAATTGTATGGATACCTAATCCGTCACAATCCTAGTTATTAGGCCTAATTTCTCTCCTTTAAATTAGTTTTCGCattcataataaataaaatctgaaaaaatattactaattCTTCTTCTGTTTGCGAGATGAGGATACTTGTTTCTCCGTGACAAGTTTCCGTAATCATTTTGTACACCAAAAAATTATTCTGTCACTTAAATTAGAAGTGGTATTGGAATCCATCTGAATAAAAATACcaacaaaatgaaaacttttatGAAAAATTTGTGTTGTCTTGAATAGAGAGTTTGATATCTTGTTATGTGCCTTTAgtatgtgtgatttttaaattccGGAATCTTCATTGGAGAGATGCTATTCCCGTCAGTTCTGTTGAAAAACTTATCCATGTTAATCGGATTCTGAATCATAGAAATATTATCTTTGCAGTCTTATCCCAAAGTGCGGATATGTCGTGAATTAAAACATGCTCCCTATAGACTAGATAAATGCATCCTATTCTGAATGCAAAGGTAACAAGCATATGTCTTTACTACACAACCATATCAACTATATTGAATCTGAAGTCTACGATCCATCAACCAAACAAATTCGCTGCAATCATAAGGTTGGTGTATTCTGTGGCTGGTATGGTGGATAAGCATGTTCTGAATTCTTTGAATCCGCATCAATCCGTACATGAAATTCAAATcctcatttttataataatttaattaacatACACCTAaacagataaatatataaagccAGAGTACGTATTAAAATGAATACTTGCCTTGATATGCTCTTCACTCTCTGCTAATGCTCTTTTGAGACGATCGGATTAAAAGTACCAGTTCGTCTGTATTAGAGTTGTCCGAGTCTTTGAGCAGAGAATTGATCATATTTGTTTGCCAATCCTAAGTTAGAAATATTGTATTAGAATAGATGAAATCAAATGGAAAAGTAAGTCCCTTTGAGCTTTTCCTTTAATGGAACTTGGCCGacaaaacaaaaatggaaaagtaAGTTGGTCAAGACTCAAGCGTCTGGGGTAGACATCTTCTTCTGAACCTTCTGATGCGAACAAATTTTCACAACATTAACTAGCTAAACTGACTTTGCATTCATACCAAATTagttaactaaaaatatatagaaactcATAATTATATCAGCCTCTCGGTTTTGTCCTTAACCCAAACCGATCAATCAACAAACATTTTCTTAGTCATTTAAGGACGTTCGTAAGACTGTAACTTATGAATGTACAACAAGAAAACAGAAGTACCCTCTCCCGCGCAAAGTATAAGATATGTGGTATGTTTACAAGGATTGTATGAAGCAACAAATTGCACATATCACACAGCTAGAGTTGTGGGTCGTAAAATCTTCACACGTTAGGAAGTTAGATGATAATAATGTACAACAAggtcacccaaacaatccaacATGCCTTACTTAAATTACTGCCAAACCTTTGTTGTACTAGTCAATTAAATCTTCGTCTCTCCAAAACAAAGTCTATGAAAAATTTGTAATGCTACACAAACTATCTAATCCCGTATTGGTTTGTTGATTTCTTTTGACAAAGACGACAGACATTTATTCTTGCGTAATAATTAAGTTGGACTAAACTCTCAAGGGAATTCAATGTTCTTTCAACTAGTTGGACGTGTATTTTGGGCTTTCAGAAATTGGACCAATCCGACTCTTTTGACCATGAGTACTAAAAAAATTGTTCGTTTTGTCAACATTAGTTATGTTATtcttgtgacaaaaaaaagagttatgttattctatatatagaaataaacaatatatatatatatatatatatatatatatataattctaatCATCTATCATCTAGTAGTAGCTGTCCCAAAAGAACCTATTTTGCAAGTCAGGTTCTGAAAAGATATACCGGGAAGTGAATGCATGTTCTAAGGAGCGGACATGAATCGAATATCTAAGTTTTTGGAGGTATTCATGATCCGATATGTTTTATCCGAACAATTAATTATTTGATCTGACTCGATTTGTATCTATCTGAAATTTTGGTTTCTggatatccaaaaaaaattatagtatattttaaaaactctaATAACTTATGTAAtcagtttaataaataaatattgtaaactTACATAaagtaataattatataatatatatataattttaaatatatgtgtatatatat is from Brassica napus cultivar Da-Ae chromosome A4, Da-Ae, whole genome shotgun sequence and encodes:
- the LOC111213525 gene encoding uncharacterized protein LOC111213525; protein product: MADLISTPSMEPLLFSVDPMSLILSQNSDTHQLKLLLDSFCGFERGPRYEEYSRLRESKLRMKRDFQRFLDEEEEAEAEPKKKQVRFEGDSVISREEEVVVTPEKIKKQTRFGFSPMSKTRKAAPTSSLAQSVPDFSAVIRKENRRPVNYNTTPPPPSSKSRNGGVLTGSASSSCIAARGSKSANAGEKKSKGLMGMARKSYANVEDLKKISMAAASAINGVGVGGRKAVGGGRSILGYRQVY